The following proteins are co-located in the Verrucomicrobiota bacterium genome:
- the hflB gene encoding ATP-dependent zinc metalloprotease FtsH codes for MSDENRKGDSGRGDKSNGDPKLPPRAWLIWVAIFGAIMLLVFYKDRTEDSTGRISYLKFTQLVESNMVKGGTIIFNPQSSDLRLVEGEYWENGQLKRFTLKAFIKPDLQEKLMLKGFETREPNTLLINFVYAILPFIFLALLVYFFFVRQIKMAGKGALSFGKSKARMLSKEKNRATFKDVAGIEEAKDEVSELVEFLKDPKKFQKLGGRIPKGILMVGAPGTGKTLLAKAIAGEADASFFSISGSDFVEMFVGVGASRVRDMFEQARKHTPCLIFIDEIDAVGRSRGHGLGGGNDEREQTLNALLVEMDGFDTQEGIIIIAATNRPDVLDPALLRPGRFDRQITVSLPDVRGREAILKVHARNVKLDSHVDLAVIARGTPGYSGAELANLLNEAALLAARTNKKSIGMKELEEARDKVRWGRERRSLAMTDVEKKFTAWHEAGHALVSVLLEHTHPLHKVTIIPRGQALGATMSLPKEDVLNRRRKEMQDMIAVTMAGRIAEEIVSGDISTGASGDIQQATHLARAMVCHWGMSNSLGMVQYGDNQEYVFLGREMIRSKDYSEKTAQEIDAEVKRLIDEGYQRARDLIATHHDKLELIANSLLEYETLDGEQVREIVKTGQFTPPTLPPQPPPSTVEAAKPVPPKIEPGLDGSPAPAPA; via the coding sequence ATGTCTGATGAAAATCGAAAGGGCGACTCTGGTCGCGGTGACAAGAGCAACGGGGATCCGAAGCTTCCTCCTCGAGCGTGGCTGATTTGGGTCGCCATTTTCGGGGCGATCATGCTCCTGGTCTTTTACAAAGACCGCACCGAGGATTCCACCGGCCGCATCAGTTACCTTAAGTTCACCCAGTTGGTGGAGTCCAACATGGTGAAGGGCGGCACGATCATCTTCAATCCGCAGTCGTCCGACCTCCGCCTGGTCGAGGGGGAATATTGGGAAAACGGCCAGTTGAAGCGGTTTACGCTGAAAGCGTTTATCAAGCCGGATCTTCAAGAGAAGCTGATGTTGAAGGGCTTCGAAACGCGCGAGCCCAACACGCTGCTCATCAATTTCGTCTACGCGATTCTGCCGTTCATTTTCCTGGCGCTACTCGTGTATTTCTTTTTCGTCCGGCAGATCAAGATGGCGGGGAAGGGCGCGTTGAGTTTCGGCAAGAGCAAGGCGCGGATGCTCAGCAAAGAGAAGAATCGCGCGACCTTCAAGGACGTGGCGGGCATTGAGGAGGCCAAAGACGAGGTTTCCGAGCTCGTCGAATTTCTCAAGGATCCGAAGAAGTTTCAGAAACTGGGGGGCCGTATTCCGAAAGGCATCTTGATGGTGGGCGCACCCGGAACGGGGAAGACCTTGCTGGCGAAAGCCATCGCGGGGGAGGCGGACGCCTCGTTCTTCAGCATCAGCGGCAGCGATTTCGTGGAGATGTTTGTCGGGGTGGGAGCGAGCCGGGTCAGGGACATGTTCGAGCAGGCGCGCAAGCACACGCCGTGTTTGATTTTTATCGACGAGATTGATGCGGTGGGGCGGAGCCGCGGCCATGGTTTGGGCGGGGGCAATGACGAGCGCGAGCAGACGCTCAACGCTTTGCTGGTGGAAATGGACGGGTTCGACACTCAGGAGGGCATCATCATCATTGCCGCCACCAATCGACCTGACGTGCTGGATCCCGCCTTGCTGCGTCCGGGCCGGTTTGACCGCCAAATCACCGTGAGTCTGCCGGATGTGAGGGGGCGCGAGGCCATTCTCAAAGTGCATGCGCGGAACGTAAAGCTCGACAGCCATGTGGACTTGGCCGTGATCGCGAGGGGCACCCCGGGCTATTCGGGCGCGGAGTTGGCGAATCTGCTGAACGAAGCCGCGTTGCTTGCGGCCCGGACGAATAAAAAATCCATCGGCATGAAGGAACTGGAGGAGGCGAGGGACAAGGTCCGCTGGGGACGCGAGCGCCGCAGCCTTGCCATGACCGACGTGGAGAAGAAGTTCACCGCCTGGCACGAGGCGGGTCACGCTCTGGTGAGCGTCTTGCTCGAGCACACGCACCCGTTGCACAAGGTCACCATCATTCCCCGCGGTCAGGCGTTGGGCGCCACGATGTCGCTGCCCAAAGAGGACGTCTTGAACCGCCGCCGCAAGGAGATGCAGGACATGATTGCAGTGACCATGGCCGGGCGCATCGCGGAGGAAATTGTGTCGGGAGACATCTCGACCGGGGCTTCGGGAGACATTCAGCAGGCGACCCATCTGGCACGGGCGATGGTTTGTCACTGGGGCATGAGCAATTCTCTGGGCATGGTCCAGTACGGTGACAATCAAGAGTACGTGTTCCTGGGGCGGGAAATGATCCGCAGCAAAGATTACAGCGAAAAGACCGCGCAGGAGATCGATGCCGAGGTCAAGCGTTTGATCGACGAAGGCTATCAACGGGCGCGAGATCTGATCGCGACCCATCACGATAAGCTGGAACTGATCGCGAATTCACTTCTGGAATACGAGACCCTGGATGGAGAGCAGGTGCGCGAGATCGTCAAGACCGGCCAGTTCACGCCTCCCACCTTGCCACCTCAACCCCCACCGTCGACGGTCGAGGCCGCCAAGCCGGTGCCGCCCAAAATCGAGCCCGGCCTGGATGGGAGTCCCGCACCCGCACCCGCGTGA
- the tilS gene encoding tRNA lysidine(34) synthetase TilS, translating into MKRDSRRSPSNDPVVQAMLDCWKGLSASLEEPQVVAVSGGMDSVVLANAMVEAWRREGGDPSKLHLAHFNHRLRGDESDRDEGFCRKEAARLGIRFHLGGPAPFDRRASGGVSVEMWARKERHRFLARVARSVQAKHVLLAHHADDQLELHLMRLARGTAGWGASGMREWGPSAEDSAVVLARPFLGLSRAELEAWAKSRRLLWVEDSSNAHVTIPRNRIRSEVLPVWAKAEPGSLAARAGRVLRVMGDESEFVRQRAREWLREPDAIFEDLPPALQRQVMVLEFERLQMNPTLEDVEFLRTRARVRRSLRGEGHVIRTPRGRLQFLPALREYSRSLTLGKGKGRGSAGAFQFTWHTLEGEEAEALLKLPFIPGEERMDLDRCGEGWILRNWRMGDCMCPLGMKGRKKLHDIWVDRKFPRWQREGAAVLVGLGGEVVWAEGAGISDRVKIRPGTRRLLVWKGSRTVGDVFETP; encoded by the coding sequence GTGAAACGAGACTCTCGTCGCAGCCCAAGCAACGACCCCGTGGTCCAGGCCATGCTGGACTGCTGGAAGGGGTTGTCTGCCAGCCTGGAAGAGCCGCAGGTGGTGGCCGTGTCGGGCGGGATGGACTCGGTCGTGTTGGCGAACGCGATGGTGGAAGCGTGGAGGAGGGAGGGCGGCGACCCGTCGAAGTTACACTTGGCGCATTTCAATCACCGTCTGCGGGGCGATGAGTCCGATCGAGACGAGGGCTTCTGCCGGAAGGAGGCCGCGCGATTGGGAATTCGGTTCCATCTCGGAGGTCCGGCCCCATTCGACCGAAGGGCTTCCGGCGGCGTTTCCGTGGAAATGTGGGCGCGGAAAGAACGGCATCGGTTCCTGGCTCGAGTGGCGAGGTCCGTGCAAGCGAAGCATGTGTTGCTAGCCCATCACGCGGACGATCAACTCGAGTTGCATCTGATGAGGCTGGCCCGCGGCACCGCGGGCTGGGGCGCATCGGGGATGAGGGAGTGGGGGCCGAGTGCCGAAGATTCCGCCGTGGTATTGGCGCGACCCTTTCTGGGATTGTCGCGGGCGGAATTGGAGGCATGGGCGAAGTCGCGGAGACTGTTGTGGGTGGAGGATTCGAGCAACGCGCATGTGACCATTCCGAGGAATCGGATTCGATCAGAAGTTCTGCCGGTGTGGGCGAAGGCGGAGCCTGGATCACTGGCTGCACGCGCGGGTCGGGTTTTGAGAGTGATGGGAGACGAATCGGAATTCGTTCGGCAGCGAGCGAGGGAGTGGTTGCGCGAGCCTGACGCTATTTTTGAGGATTTGCCCCCGGCTTTGCAGCGTCAGGTCATGGTTTTGGAGTTCGAACGACTGCAGATGAATCCGACCCTGGAAGACGTGGAGTTCTTGCGGACGAGAGCCCGGGTGCGCCGGAGCCTGAGGGGCGAGGGTCATGTGATCCGCACGCCCCGGGGCCGTCTGCAGTTCCTGCCCGCCCTTCGCGAGTATTCGAGGAGCCTGACGCTGGGGAAGGGAAAAGGACGGGGGAGCGCAGGCGCTTTCCAGTTCACATGGCACACCTTGGAGGGAGAGGAGGCGGAGGCGTTGCTGAAGCTGCCGTTTATTCCAGGGGAAGAGCGGATGGACTTGGACCGATGCGGCGAGGGATGGATCCTCCGGAATTGGAGGATGGGAGATTGCATGTGTCCCTTGGGGATGAAGGGAAGGAAGAAACTGCACGATATTTGGGTGGATCGGAAGTTTCCGCGATGGCAGAGGGAGGGTGCGGCGGTGCTGGTTGGCTTGGGGGGTGAGGTGGTTTGGGCGGAAGGAGCCGGCATCAGCGACCGGGTGAAGATTCGTCCCGGCACGCGCAGGCTTTTGGTCTGGAAGGGTTCGAGGACCGTGGGGGACGTCTTTGAAACGCCTTGA
- the lpdA gene encoding dihydrolipoyl dehydrogenase codes for MDPIKTEIVVVGAGPGGYAAAFYAADLGKKVILVEKENRLGGTCLNSGCIPSKAYLHATHMIAEARESANRGIVFAPPTLDMAKLRAWKDGILQKLSGGIATLAQKRGVTVIKARGYFEDSSTLRVETESGQQFIQFEQAIVAVGSRPALPKTFDLGNSRIMTSKETFEVDDVPENLLVVGGGYIGMELGTVYASLGSKVVLVEALDSILMGADPDLTRPVMAYAKKAFREVRLKARVEHMSTAGKQIKVLIDHDGQRKEELFDRVLVSVGRVANAEDLGLEHTQVSRDEKGFIKVDGRQRTSDPKIYAIGDIAGGVLLAHKASREARTAVESITGESLTSANAIIPAVVFTDPEVAWCGLTEAEAKTKGIAVQVTKFPWGASGRALTFDRVDGLTKLIVEPGTERILGVGIVGHGAGELIGEAVLAVEMQATVRDLAMTVHAHPTLSETLMEAAEAFLGHATHTISKKTAA; via the coding sequence ATGGATCCAATCAAAACAGAAATCGTAGTGGTCGGGGCCGGGCCCGGGGGCTATGCCGCGGCGTTTTACGCGGCGGATTTGGGCAAAAAGGTGATCCTGGTGGAGAAGGAGAACCGGCTGGGCGGCACCTGCTTAAACAGCGGATGCATTCCTTCGAAGGCTTATTTGCACGCCACCCACATGATCGCGGAAGCGCGCGAGTCGGCGAACCGCGGCATTGTTTTCGCGCCGCCCACGCTGGACATGGCCAAGCTCAGAGCTTGGAAAGATGGCATCCTGCAAAAACTGAGCGGGGGCATCGCCACGCTGGCCCAGAAGCGGGGCGTGACGGTGATCAAGGCACGCGGTTATTTCGAGGACTCCTCGACGTTGAGGGTGGAGACCGAGTCCGGCCAGCAGTTTATTCAATTCGAGCAAGCCATCGTCGCGGTCGGATCCCGGCCGGCCCTGCCCAAGACGTTCGATCTGGGCAACAGCCGGATCATGACTTCGAAGGAAACTTTCGAGGTTGATGACGTCCCGGAGAACCTGCTCGTGGTCGGGGGCGGTTACATCGGCATGGAACTCGGCACCGTCTATGCCAGCCTGGGCAGCAAAGTGGTCTTGGTGGAAGCCTTGGATTCCATCCTCATGGGCGCCGATCCCGACTTGACGCGTCCGGTCATGGCTTATGCCAAGAAAGCGTTTCGAGAAGTGCGTTTGAAAGCCCGGGTCGAGCACATGTCCACGGCGGGCAAGCAGATCAAAGTCCTGATCGACCATGATGGACAGCGGAAGGAGGAACTCTTTGACCGAGTGCTCGTGTCGGTGGGGCGGGTGGCCAACGCGGAAGACCTGGGACTCGAGCATACCCAGGTGTCCCGGGACGAAAAGGGTTTCATCAAGGTGGATGGGCGCCAGCGGACCTCGGATCCGAAGATTTACGCGATTGGCGATATCGCCGGCGGAGTATTGCTGGCGCACAAGGCCTCTCGCGAAGCGCGGACTGCGGTCGAATCGATCACTGGAGAATCGTTGACGAGCGCCAACGCGATTATCCCGGCGGTCGTGTTCACGGACCCCGAGGTGGCGTGGTGTGGCCTGACTGAGGCCGAGGCGAAGACCAAAGGCATTGCCGTGCAAGTGACCAAGTTCCCGTGGGGCGCTTCCGGGAGGGCATTGACTTTCGACCGGGTGGACGGATTGACGAAGTTGATCGTCGAACCGGGGACGGAGCGCATCTTGGGTGTGGGCATCGTCGGGCATGGCGCCGGCGAATTGATCGGAGAAGCGGTGCTGGCGGTGGAGATGCAAGCCACCGTGCGCGATCTGGCGATGACGGTGCATGCGCATCCGACGTTGTCCGAGACCCTGATGGAAGCCGCTGAAGCCTTTTTAGGCCACGCCACCCACACCATTTCGAAGAAAACCGCGGCCTGA
- a CDS encoding branched-chain alpha-keto acid dehydrogenase subunit E2: MDLKLPQLGEGAESGVVVSVLINPGDMVTKGQTILELESEKAVAPIPSSETGRVESVRVKPGDRLSYGQVIAVLSGGNGSTAPSASPPVAGVQPAHGAAQAATPPAAAGVTTGGMWNSGANLSGPMPSASPYVRKVAGDLGIDLRRVRSSGTGGRVTLADLRDWMQQCLALAEAPPAGSSAGASPGAAKPVSIDFSAWGPVRRQPMSSLRKVISRRMVENASTIPHVTQFDDLDVTRLMEVRHRHAKAFESSGVKLTLTPLILKTLSGVLMRHPIFNASLDEATEEIVFKDHVHLGIAVDTEAGLIVPVLRDVERKSVLEIARELESLARKARERKVAPDELKGGTFTVSNQGGIGGTHFTPIINKPESAILGLGRSAAKPVAVEGRVEIRTLMPIALSYDHRLIDGGSAARWVVDFGASLSQFDEALLR, from the coding sequence ATGGATTTGAAATTGCCCCAATTAGGTGAAGGTGCCGAGTCGGGAGTCGTGGTGAGCGTGCTCATCAACCCTGGTGACATGGTCACGAAAGGGCAGACCATCCTCGAACTCGAGAGCGAGAAGGCCGTCGCGCCCATTCCCAGTTCCGAGACCGGCAGGGTGGAATCGGTGCGGGTCAAGCCTGGCGATCGCCTCTCCTATGGCCAGGTTATTGCCGTGTTGAGTGGCGGGAACGGATCCACCGCGCCTTCGGCTTCACCGCCTGTTGCTGGAGTGCAGCCCGCTCATGGGGCCGCACAAGCCGCCACACCGCCGGCCGCAGCCGGGGTGACCACCGGCGGCATGTGGAATTCAGGCGCCAACCTTTCCGGTCCGATGCCGTCCGCTTCTCCCTATGTGCGGAAGGTCGCCGGAGATTTGGGCATTGATTTGCGCCGCGTGCGGAGCAGCGGGACGGGGGGGCGGGTCACCCTTGCCGACTTGCGCGATTGGATGCAGCAATGCCTGGCTTTGGCAGAAGCGCCGCCGGCGGGTTCAAGCGCCGGAGCTTCGCCGGGCGCGGCCAAGCCGGTTTCCATTGATTTTTCCGCGTGGGGGCCGGTCCGCCGGCAGCCCATGAGCTCGTTGCGGAAAGTGATCAGCCGCCGGATGGTCGAGAATGCCTCCACCATTCCGCATGTGACGCAGTTCGACGATCTTGACGTCACGCGGCTCATGGAAGTGCGCCATCGTCACGCGAAGGCTTTCGAATCCAGCGGCGTCAAGCTCACGCTGACACCTCTGATTCTGAAGACCCTGTCCGGCGTGTTGATGCGACATCCCATCTTCAACGCGAGCCTGGACGAGGCGACCGAGGAGATTGTGTTCAAGGATCACGTTCATTTGGGCATCGCGGTGGACACGGAGGCGGGGTTGATCGTGCCGGTGCTCCGGGACGTGGAGCGCAAGAGTGTTTTGGAGATCGCGCGGGAGTTGGAGTCCCTGGCCCGGAAGGCGCGCGAGCGCAAGGTTGCGCCGGATGAACTCAAAGGCGGCACCTTTACGGTATCGAACCAGGGCGGGATCGGCGGAACCCATTTCACGCCGATCATCAACAAGCCGGAGTCGGCCATTCTCGGACTGGGGAGAAGTGCGGCCAAACCGGTCGCGGTGGAGGGCCGGGTGGAGATTCGCACGCTGATGCCGATCGCGTTGTCCTACGACCATCGATTGATTGATGGCGGCTCCGCGGCCCGATGGGTGGTGGATTTCGGCGCCTCGCTGTCCCAATTCGACGAGGCGCTTTTGCGTTGA
- the aceE gene encoding pyruvate dehydrogenase (acetyl-transferring), homodimeric type: MKQILRPKPESSAASSGPRLASVNGQSLAESMETLLSLMLKDHEPQQVSRILHGIAERMTLAGVPVPRPVSTPYLNTIPLGEQPEYPGDWRLEVRIKSLMRWNAMAMVVNANRKHSGLGGHISTYASSATLYEVAYNHFFRGGDDGRIADMIYFQGHATPGNYARAFLERRLDERHLQHFRQELAEGGGLSSYPHPYLMPDFWQFPTVSMGLGPILSIYQARFLRYMRARGFLKGPEPRVWAFVGDGESDEPETLGSLTLASREHLDNLTWIVNCNLQRLDGPVRGNGKIIQELEAAFRGAGWNVIKVIWGSDWDALFAADKSGLLLKRMEEAVDGDFQKYSVEPGSYTRKHFFGKYPELLKLVNHLTDDQIRKLLRGGHDMRKVHAAFKAAVEHKGQPTVILAKTVKGYGLGEAGEGRNISHQQKKLNEKELREFRARFGIPISDEEIVDTPFYRPAADAPETAYVIERRKALGGFLPKREVKAPALKTPGLSDFREFLKGSGTMEVSTTMAFVRLLSHLLRNKDIGRHIVPIIPDEARTFGMDALFREIGIYSPKGQLYEPVDSKSLLYYHETRDGQILEEGITEAGSMSSFIAAGTAYANMGVNMIPLFIYYSMFGFQRIGDQMWLAGDIRAKGFLLGATAGRTTLNGEGLQHEDGHSLLLASTIPTLLTYDPAFAYEVAVILQDGLRRMYAEGEEIFYYLTLYNENYLMPPMPEGCERGILKGLYKFKAGPKGAAHKAHILGSGPILRSALKAQEILADRFGVSADVWSATNYKSLRNEALEVQRWNRLHPESAPRRSYVEELLAAEKGPFIAVSDFMKIVPEQIASWVPGGLTVLGTDGFGRSETREKLRRFFEVDAESVVIATLDALARRGTVPRAEVTRAIRELGVDPEKAHPECL, translated from the coding sequence ATGAAACAAATCTTGAGACCGAAGCCTGAATCTTCCGCTGCTTCGAGCGGCCCTCGCCTCGCGAGCGTCAACGGACAAAGTTTGGCTGAGTCGATGGAGACGCTGCTCAGTTTGATGCTCAAGGACCACGAGCCGCAGCAAGTCTCCCGCATCCTGCATGGCATTGCCGAGCGGATGACTTTGGCCGGGGTGCCGGTGCCGCGTCCGGTCAGCACGCCTTATTTGAACACCATCCCGCTGGGGGAGCAGCCCGAGTATCCGGGCGACTGGCGTTTGGAGGTTCGCATCAAGAGTTTGATGAGGTGGAACGCGATGGCCATGGTGGTCAATGCCAACCGAAAGCACAGCGGTTTGGGCGGTCATATTTCCACCTACGCTTCCTCGGCGACGCTTTACGAGGTGGCCTACAATCATTTTTTCCGGGGCGGTGATGATGGGCGCATCGCCGACATGATTTATTTTCAAGGCCACGCCACGCCAGGAAATTACGCGCGCGCGTTCTTGGAGCGCCGCCTCGACGAGCGGCATTTGCAGCATTTTCGACAGGAACTGGCGGAGGGAGGGGGATTGTCCTCGTATCCTCACCCCTACCTGATGCCGGATTTTTGGCAGTTTCCCACCGTATCGATGGGGCTGGGGCCGATCCTGTCGATCTATCAGGCCCGATTTCTGCGTTACATGCGGGCTCGAGGTTTTCTCAAGGGTCCCGAGCCGAGGGTGTGGGCTTTTGTCGGGGACGGCGAATCAGACGAACCGGAAACGCTGGGATCGCTCACCCTGGCTTCACGGGAGCATTTGGACAATCTGACCTGGATTGTGAATTGCAATTTGCAGCGTCTGGATGGACCCGTGCGCGGCAATGGCAAGATCATTCAGGAGTTGGAAGCCGCTTTCCGCGGGGCGGGATGGAACGTCATCAAAGTGATCTGGGGGTCCGATTGGGACGCGCTTTTTGCGGCGGACAAGTCCGGATTGCTTCTGAAGCGGATGGAGGAGGCGGTGGACGGCGATTTCCAGAAGTATTCCGTCGAGCCGGGCAGTTACACTCGCAAGCATTTCTTCGGGAAATATCCGGAGTTGCTCAAGCTCGTGAATCATCTGACGGATGACCAGATCCGGAAGTTGCTGCGCGGCGGTCACGACATGCGCAAGGTCCATGCGGCCTTCAAGGCGGCCGTGGAGCACAAGGGTCAGCCGACGGTCATTCTGGCCAAGACCGTCAAGGGGTATGGATTGGGAGAGGCGGGTGAAGGCCGCAACATTTCGCACCAGCAAAAGAAGCTGAATGAAAAAGAGCTTCGGGAATTCCGGGCCCGATTCGGCATCCCCATCAGCGACGAGGAGATCGTCGACACGCCTTTTTACCGCCCTGCGGCCGACGCCCCGGAGACGGCCTACGTGATCGAGCGCAGGAAGGCCTTGGGTGGTTTCCTGCCGAAACGCGAGGTGAAGGCCCCCGCGCTGAAAACGCCCGGCTTGTCCGATTTCCGGGAGTTCTTGAAGGGCAGCGGCACCATGGAAGTTTCGACGACCATGGCCTTCGTGCGATTGCTGAGTCATTTGCTGCGAAACAAAGACATCGGCCGCCATATCGTTCCGATCATTCCGGACGAAGCGCGCACTTTTGGGATGGACGCCTTGTTCCGGGAAATCGGGATTTATTCCCCCAAGGGTCAGCTGTACGAGCCGGTGGACAGCAAGTCGCTGCTTTACTACCACGAGACCCGGGACGGTCAGATCTTGGAGGAGGGCATCACCGAGGCAGGTTCCATGTCGTCCTTCATTGCCGCCGGAACGGCTTACGCCAACATGGGGGTGAACATGATCCCCTTGTTCATTTATTACTCCATGTTCGGGTTTCAGCGCATCGGGGATCAGATGTGGCTGGCGGGGGATATTCGGGCCAAGGGATTCTTGCTGGGGGCCACGGCGGGAAGGACGACCCTCAACGGCGAAGGGTTGCAACACGAGGACGGCCACAGTTTGTTGCTGGCCAGCACCATTCCCACCCTGCTCACCTACGATCCGGCCTTTGCGTATGAGGTGGCCGTGATTCTGCAGGATGGGTTGAGGAGAATGTACGCGGAGGGGGAGGAGATCTTCTACTATCTGACCCTTTATAACGAAAACTACCTCATGCCGCCCATGCCGGAAGGTTGCGAGCGAGGGATTCTGAAGGGGCTCTACAAGTTCAAGGCGGGTCCCAAGGGCGCCGCCCACAAGGCGCACATTCTTGGTTCAGGCCCCATCTTGCGGAGCGCGTTGAAGGCACAGGAAATCCTGGCGGATCGGTTCGGGGTGAGCGCGGACGTCTGGAGCGCCACCAATTACAAATCCTTGCGGAACGAGGCTCTCGAGGTTCAGCGGTGGAATCGCCTGCATCCCGAGTCCGCGCCCAGGCGGAGTTACGTCGAGGAATTGCTGGCGGCGGAGAAGGGCCCTTTCATCGCTGTGAGCGATTTCATGAAGATCGTGCCGGAGCAAATCGCGTCCTGGGTTCCCGGCGGTTTGACCGTGCTGGGAACGGATGGATTTGGACGGAGCGAGACCCGTGAGAAATTGCGGCGTTTCTTCGAAGTGGACGCGGAGAGCGTGGTGATCGCCACCCTCGACGCGCTGGCCCGGCGCGGCACGGTTCCCCGCGCCGAAGTGACGAGGGCGATTCGCGAACTGGGTGTGGATCCGGAGAAAGCGCATCCGGAGTGTTTGTAG
- a CDS encoding lipoate--protein ligase family protein translates to MPCRMRETCCGSWSLSIKLSSVSIDSAKLCPLTLARRGPLEAAEDSGFGLKICFIAQVQKAGYLGGQSSTCHHKSNPLLVLNLNLSTPEHNLALDEALLEAVNSGELEPVLRFWVPDQTFVVLGYSNDKTKEVNVTACLHDRVPVLRRCSGGGTVVMSRGCLNYALVLRMDPGGEWQDLGHTNRKIMEFHRAAVEKLISAPVQVQGITDLTLDNLKFSGNAQRRRAAALLFHGTFLLDTDLDLISRYLAHPSSAPAYRVDRPHQDFLTRLQVSPDRLLQALCQCWSAHDPMPESRVPWVRVRQLLRDRYEVAGWHDHREIPA, encoded by the coding sequence ATGCCATGCAGGATGCGGGAGACTTGCTGCGGCTCGTGGTCCTTGAGCATCAAACTGAGCAGCGTCTCCATCGACTCAGCCAAACTTTGTCCGTTGACGCTCGCGAGGCGAGGGCCGCTCGAAGCAGCGGAAGATTCAGGCTTCGGTCTCAAGATTTGTTTCATCGCCCAGGTTCAAAAAGCGGGCTATTTAGGGGGCCAGTCTAGCACCTGTCACCATAAATCCAACCCCTTGCTCGTCCTCAACCTCAACTTATCCACCCCAGAACACAATCTTGCTCTGGACGAAGCGCTCCTCGAAGCGGTCAATTCGGGCGAACTTGAACCCGTCCTCCGATTCTGGGTTCCCGACCAAACATTCGTTGTCCTTGGATATTCCAATGACAAAACCAAGGAAGTTAACGTTACAGCCTGCCTTCATGACCGGGTTCCGGTTCTTCGAAGATGTTCGGGTGGGGGCACGGTCGTGATGTCGCGGGGTTGCTTGAATTATGCCCTCGTGCTTCGTATGGATCCCGGCGGCGAATGGCAGGATTTAGGCCATACCAACCGCAAGATCATGGAGTTCCATCGTGCTGCCGTTGAAAAACTCATCTCCGCCCCGGTTCAAGTGCAGGGCATCACGGATCTCACGTTGGACAATCTCAAGTTTTCTGGGAACGCGCAGCGCCGCCGCGCCGCGGCGCTTTTGTTTCACGGCACTTTCCTTCTTGATACCGACCTTGACCTGATTTCCAGGTATCTCGCCCACCCAAGTTCAGCTCCTGCTTATCGAGTGGATCGGCCTCATCAGGATTTTCTGACCAGGCTTCAGGTCTCCCCCGATCGCCTCTTGCAAGCGCTCTGCCAGTGTTGGTCGGCGCACGATCCCATGCCTGAATCTCGTGTGCCGTGGGTTCGCGTGCGCCAACTGCTCCGAGACCGGTATGAAGTCGCAGGTTGGCACGACCATCGCGAGATTCCTGCCTGA